A single genomic interval of Nocardioides palaemonis harbors:
- the clpS gene encoding ATP-dependent Clp protease adapter ClpS produces the protein MSAASPVEVEPTRAPDEITFLSKPWVTLVWDDPVNLMSYVSYVFQKYFGYDKAKAEKLMLEVHTDGKSVVSTGTREEMERDVQAMHEYGLWATMEKAS, from the coding sequence CCGCCAGCCCCGTCGAGGTCGAACCGACCCGGGCGCCGGACGAGATCACGTTCTTGTCCAAGCCCTGGGTCACCCTCGTCTGGGACGACCCGGTCAACCTCATGTCCTACGTGTCCTACGTCTTCCAGAAGTACTTCGGCTACGACAAGGCCAAGGCCGAGAAGCTGATGCTCGAGGTGCACACCGACGGCAAGTCGGTGGTGTCGACCGGCACGCGCGAGGAGATGGAGCGCGACGTGCAGGCCATGCACGAGTACGGGCTCTGGGCGACCATGGAGAAGGCCTCCTGA